TTGCGAATCGAACGCAGCACCACCTCACCAGTATTCACCCCGACTCGGAGTTGTAGGTTAAGTCCTTTCTCACGGCGCAGGCGTTCGGCTCGCTTACGACCCTCTTCCTGCATCAGCAAGGCGGCATAGAGGGCGCGTTGCGGATGATCTTCGTGGGCAATCGGCGCGCCAAACAGGGCAAAGATTCCGTCGCCCATCGACTGGGCAACATAGCCTTCATAACGATGGACGGCTTCCATCATCAGTTGCAAGGCAGGATCGAGAATGGCGCGGGCTTCTTCTGGGTCAAGGTCCTGGATGAGATCGGTTGAGCCTTTGATATCGGCAAACAGGGCAGTAATACTTTTGCGCTCGCCGTCCGGCGCACCTCTGGCCTCCATCGCCTCCCGCTCGGCCAAGATGCGTTCGGCGAGATGGCGCGGCGTATAGGTTACTGGGGGTTGGGGATTAGGTGTTGGGTGCTGGGGTTCGGCGGCGGTATTTTTGCCCTTCGACTTTTGCCCTTTGCCTTTTGCTTTTCCCGCAAGGGACTCGCCACATTCCCCGCAAAACTTCGCCTGTGGGAGATTTTCCACTCCACAACTCAGGCAACGATTCTGCATCGCGGTGCCGCATTCGATACAGAACTTCACCCCCGCCGGATTGTCCGTTTCACAGCGTGAACAGTGCATAACGCCTGTTTATCCTGCCAGCTCGCATTCGTGCAAGAGCAAGGTCGTCATGGGAATACTATCCAGGGAATCTCCTCAGTCTGGACGATTGTGACAAGTGTTCTTTTAGACCAGCGACCGAACGGCTTCTGTTTTCGGGAAAAATCCGCTACAAGACGGGTACGTAGTAGCGCTAGAAATTTTTCAAAGAAGGAGACCACCGCATGATTCCACGTGGCATCATCTCAGCCGATGGCCATATTTGTGAACCGCCCAATTGTTATGTGGACTATATCGAACCGAAATACCGCGATTCGGCGCCGCGTATCGTTGCTCAACCGGACGGCTCGGAAGCCTTTGTCGTACCTGGCATGAAGCGTCCGGTCGCGCTCGGCTTTATCGATGGAGCGGGCTTCAGCATTCAAGAACGTAACGCTCGTGCTAAAACGATCAAGTTTTCCGAGATCCGTGAAGCCGCCTACGGTGGTCATGCCCGTCTTCCCTATATGGATCAGGACGGAATTGCCGCTGAAGTCATCTACGCCTCGGTTGGGATGGGCCTGTGTATGCACCGCGACCCCGAGTACAAAGACGCTTGTATGCAGGCTTATAATCGCTGGCTACAGTCGATGTGCAGTGAGGCTCCGAACCGCATCCTCGGTCTGGCTCAGACCGCAGTCTTAAGCGTAGATCGCGCTATTGAAGATTTTCGGCGGGCCAAAGAGATGGGGATGGTGGGCATGATGATGCCCGGACGTCCGATTCATGAAGACTACGATCATGCCGATTATGACGCCTTGTGGGAGTGCGCCACCGATCTCGGTTTGCCCATCTGTTTTCACATTCTGACGTCACGGGACGGCAGCATCAACATGCCTCATCGGGGGCATGCCATGAACAATTTCCTTGGCATCATTCGGGCGGTGCAGGATGTTGTGGGACTGATGGTCTTAGGTGGCGTCTTCGAGCGTCATC
This DNA window, taken from Deltaproteobacteria bacterium, encodes the following:
- a CDS encoding amidohydrolase; protein product: MIPRGIISADGHICEPPNCYVDYIEPKYRDSAPRIVAQPDGSEAFVVPGMKRPVALGFIDGAGFSIQERNARAKTIKFSEIREAAYGGHARLPYMDQDGIAAEVIYASVGMGLCMHRDPEYKDACMQAYNRWLQSMCSEAPNRILGLAQTAVLSVDRAIEDFRRAKEMGMVGMMMPGRPIHEDYDHADYDALWECATDLGLPICFHILTSRDGSINMPHRGHAMNNFLGIIRAVQDVVGLMVLGGVFERHPQLKLVCAEGDAGWMPHYMYRMDHAAKFNVEHGIIEGLSKLPSDYIKSNVWMTFQDDQTAFNSLHMMPHQQLLWASDFPHTDSTWPRSQQLLADHTAHLAEQQRQDIMRENAAKLFNLPAGNESWRMHGTSV